GGAACCGCGACGCATCGGGCAAGATCAACCGACAGGCACTGGTGGAATATGAAAGCCAGGCCAAGCATCCCAACGGCGTGCGCAAGGGCGGCTGGTATCTTGGCCCCAAGGAAACCGGCAAGGAAAGCGTACTTGATCCATTCCCCTACATAGTGCAGGGCAAGACCGAATGGCTGACCACCCTCTCCGCCCCCGTCAAGGACAACAATAACAAGTTTCTTGGTGTTTCCGGTACAGACCTGCGCCTCACATTTTTGCAGAAGATGGCTGAAGACGTTGATGCCAAAATATACAATGGCAAGGGCGAAGTACTCATCGTCAGCTACGACGGGCTCATCGTAGCCAACAGCGGCGATGCCGCCATGGTGGGCAAGGCTCTGACCAATGCCATGCCCAATGCAGACAAAGTCATGCCCAACATCCGCGAGGGCAAGGCTTTCGCTGGCCTGGACGACGGCGGCAAATCCATTATTGCCTATGCCCCCGTAAAACTTGGCCGTTCCGGCAAGTTTTGGTCTGTGCTTGTAAAACTGCCACGCGATGTGGTGCTGGCAGACGCCGATGCCCTGGAACACCAGCTGGCTGATCGCGCCAAAAACGATGCCTTTAACCAGATTATGGTGGGCGTGGGCGTGGCCCTTCTGGGCATTGTGTGCCTGTGGGTCTTTGCAGGTTCCATTACCCGCCCGATCGTCAGTGCCAAGGACTTTGCCGAAAGCGTCGCCGCTGGCGATTTCAGCCGCCAGCTGATGGTGAACCAGCAAGACGAAATAGGCGTGCTGGCCGACTCGCTGCGCACCATGGTTTCAAACCTGCAGGCCATGATTGCAGAAGCCCATGGCAAGGGCGAAGAAGCCCAAAAGGCCATGGTCGAAGCACAGGCAGCCACACAGGAAGCCCATACCGCCAGAGCGCAGGCCGAACGCGCCAAAGCCGAGGGCATGCTGCATGCGGCTGGCCAGCTTGAAGGCGTGGTAGAAATTGTCACCTCGGCCTCGCAGCAGCTTTCGAGCCAGATTGCGCAGTCGAGCCGCGGCGCGGACGAACAGTCGGGTCGCGTGCGCGAAACAGCCACTGCCATGGAAGAAATGAATGCCACAGTACTTGAAGTGGCCCGCAACGCACAGCAGGCCGCCGACGCTTCAATCCAGACCAGACAAAAGGCTCTTGAGGGTTCCACCATCGTGAATGACGCGGTCAAGGGCATCGAAACCGTGCGCACCCAGTCCATGGCCATCAAGGAAGACATGAA
The sequence above is drawn from the Desulfovibrio sp. genome and encodes:
- a CDS encoding methyl-accepting chemotaxis protein yields the protein MRSIKQKIALAAGLGLIFTAAALVAYGVYATSNTKSFVSSQVSHLLETNAVSALESLVSDRATVVETALQDNIDTARTTGKIFEVLRANIESDHLRELFTKILRANLENNPTYLGSYSAWEPNALDGNDAQYANTEAHDASGRFITYWNRDASGKINRQALVEYESQAKHPNGVRKGGWYLGPKETGKESVLDPFPYIVQGKTEWLTTLSAPVKDNNNKFLGVSGTDLRLTFLQKMAEDVDAKIYNGKGEVLIVSYDGLIVANSGDAAMVGKALTNAMPNADKVMPNIREGKAFAGLDDGGKSIIAYAPVKLGRSGKFWSVLVKLPRDVVLADADALEHQLADRAKNDAFNQIMVGVGVALLGIVCLWVFAGSITRPIVSAKDFAESVAAGDFSRQLMVNQQDEIGVLADSLRTMVSNLQAMIAEAHGKGEEAQKAMVEAQAATQEAHTARAQAERAKAEGMLHAAGQLEGVVEIVTSASQQLSSQIAQSSRGADEQSGRVRETATAMEEMNATVLEVARNAQQAADASIQTRQKALEGSTIVNDAVKGIETVRTQSMAIKEDMNALGKQAEGIGQVMNVIADIADQTNLLALNAAIEAARAGDAGRGFAVVADEVRKLAEKTMSATQEVGQAIRDIQEGTRKNIANVDKAAVNIESATDLSIRSGEALQQIVSLVEQVNDQVQSIATASEQQSAASEEINRSVEQVSAISSETAQAMEQASSAVSELAQQSKVLQNLISEMKNQG